Proteins from a single region of Haloarcula laminariae:
- a CDS encoding DUF7385 family protein, with protein sequence MEDFDEIVSSLTPREDNEAIKSYQNTTAVACPACEQPFDDMVVCKDPPTSLNLDFEMDLCTAIHDDRVVIFTHR encoded by the coding sequence ATGGAAGACTTCGACGAGATAGTCTCCTCGCTGACCCCCCGCGAGGACAACGAGGCCATCAAGTCCTACCAGAACACGACGGCCGTCGCCTGCCCGGCCTGTGAGCAGCCGTTCGACGACATGGTCGTCTGCAAGGACCCGCCGACGTCGCTGAATCTGGACTTCGAGATGGACCTGTGTACGGCCATCCACGACGACCGCGTCGTCATCTTCACGCACCGATAG
- a CDS encoding cobyrinic acid a,c-diamide synthase, with translation MKGVVLGGTASGVGKTVAALATMRALDAAGYEPQPAKAGPDFIDPSHHEAVVGKPSRSLDPWLAGEEGTLRTYHRGEGDVCVVEGMMGLYDGTKVSTARVAEVLDLPVVLVVDAKAGMQSVGATALGFKQYADHVGVDIDVAGVLAQRAHGGRHADGIREALPDDIAYLGRVPPTPDLEIPDRHLGLEMGTESPVDADALDAAAEAIDAEAIADIAREPPAATPERPPESDRTLAVASDAAFCFRYPSLRDRFADRIAPFSPLAGDPVPDADAVYLPGGYPELHAETLAGSATLDDIAARAADGLPVYGECGGLMALSESLTTAEGDRYEMAGVLPAAVEMQDRYQALDHVELTASRDSSVATAGSRRRGHEFHYSSATVDGDATFAFDVERGDGIDGDHDGLTEYATVGTYCHVHPASGAFDYLLSG, from the coding sequence ATGAAGGGCGTCGTCCTCGGGGGAACGGCCTCGGGCGTCGGCAAGACCGTGGCGGCGCTGGCGACCATGCGGGCGCTCGACGCGGCGGGCTACGAGCCCCAGCCGGCCAAGGCCGGCCCGGACTTCATCGACCCGAGCCACCACGAGGCCGTCGTCGGCAAGCCCTCGCGGTCGCTGGACCCGTGGCTCGCCGGCGAGGAGGGCACCCTGCGGACCTACCACCGCGGCGAGGGCGACGTCTGCGTCGTCGAGGGGATGATGGGACTCTACGACGGGACGAAGGTCTCGACCGCCCGCGTGGCCGAGGTGCTCGACCTCCCCGTGGTCCTCGTCGTCGACGCCAAAGCCGGGATGCAAAGCGTCGGCGCGACGGCGCTGGGGTTCAAGCAGTACGCCGACCACGTCGGCGTCGACATCGACGTCGCCGGCGTCCTCGCCCAGCGGGCCCACGGCGGGCGCCACGCCGACGGCATCCGCGAGGCGCTGCCCGACGACATCGCCTATCTCGGACGGGTCCCGCCGACGCCGGACCTGGAGATTCCCGACCGGCATCTGGGACTGGAGATGGGGACCGAGTCGCCCGTCGACGCCGACGCGCTCGACGCGGCCGCCGAAGCTATCGACGCCGAGGCCATCGCCGACATCGCCCGCGAGCCGCCGGCGGCCACGCCCGAACGACCGCCGGAGTCCGACCGGACGCTCGCCGTCGCCAGCGACGCGGCCTTCTGCTTTCGCTACCCGAGCCTCCGCGACCGGTTCGCGGACCGCATCGCGCCGTTCTCGCCGCTCGCCGGGGACCCGGTGCCCGACGCCGACGCCGTCTACCTCCCCGGCGGCTACCCGGAACTGCACGCCGAGACGCTCGCCGGCTCCGCGACGCTCGACGACATCGCGGCCAGGGCGGCCGACGGCCTGCCCGTCTACGGCGAGTGCGGGGGGCTGATGGCCCTCTCGGAGTCGCTGACCACCGCCGAGGGCGACCGCTACGAGATGGCCGGCGTCCTCCCGGCGGCCGTCGAGATGCAGGACCGATACCAGGCGCTGGACCACGTGGAACTGACCGCCAGCCGGGACTCGTCGGTCGCGACCGCGGGGAGTCGACGACGGGGCCACGAGTTCCACTACTCCTCGGCGACCGTCGACGGGGACGCGACCTTCGCCTTCGACGTCGAGCGGGGCGACGGTATCGACGGCGACCACGACGGGCTGACCGAGTACGCCACCGTGGGCACGTACTGTCACGTCCACCCGGCGAGTGGCGCCTTCGATTATCTGCTGTCCGGCTGA
- a CDS encoding nicotinate-nucleotide--dimethylbenzimidazole phosphoribosyltransferase, producing the protein MTRSPEATRFVLVAGTTETARREGISAAGADPDLLSTTPAADAELLTYGRPVRTGTVPVSPSGCPTPALVTRAVRELLGFELTVVDGGLAEPTAAPTVSVGAGVGRDIGEQDPVPTAYGAFEAARQFGHKLPTDELWLAETVPGGTTTALGVLRALGEDGMVSSSLPENPVEQKERAVSEGLSASSMSAGDAAGEPKRAVRRLGDPVLATLAGLTAGAVETDTAVTLAGGTQGLAVAALVRHGGYEGRLGLATTSYVADDDSADLRAGAAALDLDLTVTDPGFDASDHVGMERFVAGEAKEGVGMGGALAMADRAGVGMDAVRERVGAVYDDLLGDRTSDGTAPDSGAGSR; encoded by the coding sequence ATGACACGGTCCCCGGAGGCGACACGATTCGTTCTGGTCGCGGGCACGACGGAGACGGCGCGGCGGGAGGGCATAAGCGCCGCCGGCGCGGACCCGGACCTGCTCTCGACGACGCCCGCCGCCGACGCGGAGCTACTCACCTACGGCCGTCCGGTCCGGACCGGGACGGTGCCGGTGAGCCCGAGCGGGTGTCCGACGCCGGCGCTGGTGACCCGGGCGGTGCGGGAACTGCTCGGCTTCGAGCTGACCGTCGTCGACGGGGGGCTGGCCGAACCCACGGCCGCGCCGACGGTGTCGGTCGGCGCCGGCGTGGGCCGGGACATCGGCGAGCAGGACCCGGTGCCGACGGCCTACGGCGCCTTCGAGGCGGCCCGGCAGTTCGGCCACAAGCTGCCGACCGACGAGCTGTGGCTGGCAGAGACCGTCCCCGGCGGGACGACGACGGCGCTTGGCGTGTTGCGGGCGCTGGGCGAGGACGGGATGGTCTCCTCGTCGCTGCCGGAGAACCCAGTCGAGCAGAAGGAGCGGGCCGTCAGCGAGGGGCTCTCGGCGAGTTCGATGAGCGCGGGCGACGCGGCCGGCGAGCCAAAGCGGGCGGTCCGGCGGCTGGGCGACCCCGTCCTCGCGACGCTCGCCGGGCTCACCGCCGGCGCCGTCGAGACCGACACCGCGGTGACGCTGGCGGGCGGGACACAGGGGCTCGCTGTCGCGGCGCTCGTGCGCCACGGCGGGTACGAGGGGCGACTCGGGCTGGCCACGACCAGCTACGTCGCCGACGACGACAGCGCAGACCTCCGGGCCGGCGCCGCCGCCCTCGACCTGGACCTCACCGTCACCGACCCGGGCTTCGACGCGAGCGACCACGTCGGGATGGAACGGTTCGTCGCCGGCGAGGCCAAGGAGGGAGTCGGGATGGGCGGGGCCCTGGCGATGGCAGACCGGGCCGGCGTCGGGATGGATGCTGTCCGCGAGCGGGTCGGTGCGGTGTACGACGACCTGCTCGGCGACCGCACGAGCGACGGTACGGCGCCCGACTCCGGCGCCGGGTCGCGATGA